Within Amycolatopsis sp. FDAARGOS 1241, the genomic segment GGCGCTGGTGACCTTCCAGCCGGCCCCGTACGTCACGTGCCTGTCGCTCGGCCCGGCCGGCGCGGTCGTCACCTCCGGGTGGGACCGGGAGGTGCAGATGACCGAGCACCTGGCGAAGGACCTCAAGCGCACGATCAACGAGCAGTGGATCTACCCGCCGGTCGACGACCCGGCGGAGCTGCTGAACCAGGCGGGCCCGCGGGGAGAGCTGCCGGAGTACAAGCCCGCCGAACCGCTCGCCGCGGGCTGAGCCCGGGCCGGCTGCGAGAAGTGAGGTCGGGATGGAGTTGCGGCATTTGCGGTATTTCGTCGCGGTGGCCGAGGAGTGTCACTTCGGCCGGGCGGCGGATCGGCTGCACATCGCGCAGCCGGCCTTGTCGCACCAGGTCAAGCAGCTCGAGACCGAGTTGGGGGTCGAGTTGCTGGCCCGGACGACCCGCAAGGTGCAGCTGACGCCGGCGGGGCGGCGGTATCTCGATCGGGCGCGGGCGGTGCTGGCGTCGGTGGATGCGGCGGGGGTGGAGGCCGGGCGCATCGCGCAGGGTGAGGTGGGGCGGGTGGCGATCGGGTTCACCGGATCCGCGACGTATGAGCTGTTGCCGTCGCTGGCGCGGGTGTTGCGGCGGGATTTCCCGGGGATCGATCTGGCGCTCAAGGGGGAGATGCTGACGCCGGGTCAGGTGTCGGCGCTGGTGGAGGGGGGCCTGGACATCGGGTTTCTGCGGCCGCCGGTGCGGGAGCCGGGGCTGGTGGTGCGGGTGTTGCGGCGGGAGCCGTTGATCGCGGCGTTGCCGGCGAGTCATCCGCTCACGGCGCGGGACACGGTGCGGCTGGCCGAGCTGCGGGAGGAGCCGTTCATCTGTTACCCGTCGCGGCACCGGTCGGTGGTGTACGACGCGGTGTTCGACGCGTGTCAGCAGGCGGGGTTCGTGCCCTCGGTGGTGCAGGAGGTCGGGGAGACGGCCACGCTGGTCTCGTTCGTGGCCGGTGGGCTGGGGGTGGCGCTGGTGCCCGCGTCGGTGCGGCACCTGCAGATCACCGGATGCCAGTACCGGCCGTTGGCGGGCACCACCCGCGAGGTGCAGCTCGCCGTCGCCGTGCGCACGGGTGAGGACTCCCCGCACGTGGCCAGGGTCCTCTCCCGCACCCACACCCTCCTCGGCGGCCCGCGCTAGCCGCAACCCGGGATTGAGAAGTCCCGCCTATCAACTCTTCGGATCCAGGTATTTCCGCTTTCTCAATCGGTCGGAAACAATCGGGAAACAGCGCATTTTCCCATCGATTGCATTTTCCCGGACTCAAGGAGGAGCCGTGACCCCGTTCATGCTGGCGGTCCAGTCGTTGCTGGACGGGGCGGAAGCTCCCGTGCCGGCCACCGAACCGGCGGCCTCGCGAAGCGTCGCCGTGGCCACCGACGAGCAGGTGATCATCCGGTCGCTCGCCGAGCAGATGGTCAGCGAAGCCAACGCAGTTCTACGTGAACACGGTGAAGTGCTCAGCCTCGTCGACGACAGCGGCGACGGCGAACTCGCGTTCACCGTCGGGTTCGCCGACCGCAGTGCGCGGATCCGCACCGCGATCGCCGGCCGGGAAGCCGTCGCCTGCCTCGTCATCGCCGGTGAACCCGAAGGCGATCCCCGGCGGCTCGCGAGCGAGGAAGAACTCCGGGCGCTGCTGCTGAGCCTGCTGACTGCTCCCGTGCACCACTGACCGGAAGAGGATCCATGCAATACGAACTGCGCTACCAGGTCATCGAGCCGAAGCGCCAGAGCTACCAGAACGTGATCGACCGGCTCGGCGACCAGCCCGCGAGCCGCTACCTGGAAGGCACGCTGGACGTTCAGCCGCGCGAGAACTTCCACTACCGGCCCACGTGGGACGAGCACCGCGAGATCTACGACGCGGACTACAGCGTGCTGAAGCTCGCCGATCCCTACAGCTACACGGATCCGCGGCAGTTCTACTACACGCCCTACGTCACCAACCGCGCGACGCTGCACGACGAGTTCACCAAGCAGATGGCCTATCTCGAGCAGCGCGAGCTGCTGGCGAAGCTGCCGACGCCGTGGCAGACGGTGCTGACGACGGCCGTGCTTCCTCTGCGCCACTACGAATCCGGCGCGCAGATGGTGAGTGTCGGCGGCGCCCGCTTCGCCTACGGCACCGCGATCGAGCAGTGCTGCAGCTTCGCCGCGTTCGACCGCATCGGCAACGCGCAGATGCTCTCGCGCGTCGGGATCGCGCTCGGCGGCGGCACCGGCGACCTGCTGCAGGTCGGCAAGCGCGAGTGGCTGGAAGGCGAACACCTGCAGCCCCTGCGCCGCTTCACCGAAGAAGCGATGGCGGCGCCGGACTGGGCCGAGGGCCTCGTGGCGATCGACCTGGTCGATTCGCTCGTCTACCCGGTGCTCTACCGCGAGCTCGACGAGGTCGCGCTCACCACCGGCGCTGGCGCGTACAGCCTGTTCACGCAGTACCTGCACACCTGGTTCAAGGACCAGCGCAAGTGGCTCGACGCGCTGATCAAGGCCTGGGCCACCGACGAGGAGTTCGGCGACGCGAACCGCGAGCACCTCGCCCGCATCGTCGCCACGTGGAACCCGCTGGCCCACGAGGCCGCCACCGAAATCGCGCGCGTCGTCGACCAGCAGCTCGCCGCAGCGGGCACGGTCGAGGCCCTCGCGCGCACGACCACCGAAGCCGAGCAGCGCTGGGCCGGGATCACGGGAGGTGCGGCGTGAGCGAGACCCTGCGCCAGGTCGGCATCGACATCCAGGAGTCCGAAGAGAACCGCAGCCTCGTCGCGGCCATCCGCGCCGACAACCCGGAGCTCACCGTCCGGCACCTGCCGGGCCTGGTGAAGCTGCAGGCCGCCGGACAGATCGTGATCAACCGGGACACCGTCGAACAAGAGCTCGGGCGCGAGTGGGAGACGGGCGAGTTCCAGCTCGCCATCGTCTCGTACGCGGGCAACTTCTCCGAGTGGGACGACGACCGGATCATCGTGAAGTGGGAGCACTAGAACATGACTCAGACCGAACCGCGCCGCCGCAAGCTGCCGCTCAAGGAGCGCTACTCGCTGCTCACCCGTGACCTCGACTGGGAACCCAGCTACGTCACCAAGGAACAGCTCTACCCGTACACCAGCTACGAGGGCATCAAGGTCCACGACTGGGACGGCTGGGAGGACCCGTTCCGGCTCACCGTCGACGCGTACTACAAGTACCAGGCCGAAAAAGACAAGCGGCTCTACGCCGTGATCGACGGCTTCGCGCAGAGCCAGGGCCACCTCGGGCTCGCCGACGCCAGTTACCTCAACGCGATCCGCCTGTTCATCCAGGGCGTCACGCCGCTGGAGTACGCCGCGCACCGGCACTTCGCCTACCTCGCGCGGTTCCTCGAAGGCCCGGCGCCGCGCTTCGCTGCGCTGTGCCAGAGCATCGACGAACTGCGCCACTGCCAGACGCAGATCCACACGATCAGCAACTACAACAAGTACTACGGCGGCTTCCACAGCTGGTCCAAGATGCACGACCGCGTCTGGTACCTCTCGGTGCCCAAGTCACTGTTCGACGACGCGATCACCGCCGGCCCGTTCGAGTTCCTCATTTCGATCTCGTTCAGCTTCGAGTACCTGCTGACCAACCTGCTGTTCGTGCCGTTCATGAGCGGTGCGAGCTTCAACGGCGACATGCCGACCATGTCGTTCGGCTTCTCGGCGCAGTCCGACGAAAGCCGGCACATGACGCTCGGCCTGGAGGCCATCAAGTTCCTGCTGGAGCAGGACGAGGCCAACGTGCCGATCATCCAGGCCTGGATCGACAAGTGGTTCTGGCGCGCGTACCGGATGTCCGCGCTGGTCGCCGGGATGATGGACTACATGCTGCCGAAGCCGGTGATGAGCTGGAAGGAGGCGTTCGAGCTCTACTTCGAGGACCAGATGCTCGGCGGCCTGTTCCCGGACCTCGAGTTCTACGGCATCAAACCGCCGAAGCACGTCGAGGACGCCATCGCCGAGAAGGACAAGCTCTCGCACGAGGTCTACAAGATCCTGCACAACTTCTCCTTCGCGGCTTCGTTCACCACGCAGGCGCCGGCCGAATCGCACATGAGCTGGCTCGCGGAGCAGTACCCGGAGACGTTCGACCGCTACTACCGTCCGGTGTGGGAGAAGCACCACCGCATCGAAGCCGAAGGCGGGCGGGTGTTCTTCCAGGGCCTGCCGCAGCTGTGCCAGATCTGCCAGGTCCCGATGGCGTTCACCGAAAAGGACGACCCGGGCCGGATCTCGTTCCGCACCAGCGAGTTCCGCGGCGAGACGTTCCACACCTGCAGCGACGGCTGCCAGTGGATCTTCGAGCGCGAACCGGAGAAGTACGTGCAGGCCTGGTTGCCCGTGCACCAGATCTACCAGGGCAACTGTGGTGGCCCATCGGTGCCTGAGGTCCTGGAGTGGTACGGCATCCAGGACGGCGACAACGGCGAGTACAAGGGCTCGCCCGACCACGAGTCGTGGCTGGGCTGGCACGACGGCGACGTCAAGCAAGGAGCCTGAGATGGCTGTGAAAGCGCGTTACGACTACGACTTCCCCTCCGCCGACCGCGCCGAGCTCTTCGGCGATGACCAGCTGGTGTACGTGCACTGGGAGGGCAATCCGCTGTTCTGCTCGGCCGCGTGCTTCCGCGTGCCGAAGGCGATGCCGTTCGCGGAGTTCGTGGAGAACATGGTCGGCCCCTGGGCCGGCTCGGATCCCGATTTCGACCCTGCGGCCGTGGGCGACTGGCGGGTGAACGACCAGCCCCTCGCCGCATCCGGCGACACGCCGCTCACCGAACTCGGCATCGGCCACAAGGCGATGCTGAAGTTCACCGCCTGAGGCCGTCCGAACGGAGGAGAACGTGGCGACCCACACCATCCGCGTGGAGCCGATCGGCGCGGAGATCCAGTGCCGGGAGGACCAGACGGTGCTCGACGCCTGCCTGCGGGAGGGGATCTGGCTGCCGCACGCGTGCACGCACGGCACGTGCGGCACGTGCAAGGCTCAGATCCTCGACGGCGATGTGGACCTCGGCGACGCGTCGCCGTACGCACTGCTGGACAGCGAACGCGAGGAAGGCGCCGCGCTGATCTGCGTGGCCCAGCCGCGCGGCGACGTCGTCGTCGAGGGTGAAGTCGACGTGGACGAGGGCGTCGGCGTCCACCCGGTCCGCGACTTCACCGGCCGGGTGGAGGTGCTCGACGAGATCGCCCCCGACGTGCGGCGGCTCGTGCTGGCCCTCGACCGGCCGATGGAGTTCAACCCCGGGCAGTACGTGCTGCTGGAAGTCCCGGGCGGGCACCAGCGGCCGTACTCGATCGCCAGCACGCCCGCGGACGGCAAGGTGATCGAGCTGCACCTCAAGCGGTCCGAGAACGGCAAGGCCACCGAC encodes:
- a CDS encoding YHS domain-containing protein, which gives rise to MTQTEPRRRKLPLKERYSLLTRDLDWEPSYVTKEQLYPYTSYEGIKVHDWDGWEDPFRLTVDAYYKYQAEKDKRLYAVIDGFAQSQGHLGLADASYLNAIRLFIQGVTPLEYAAHRHFAYLARFLEGPAPRFAALCQSIDELRHCQTQIHTISNYNKYYGGFHSWSKMHDRVWYLSVPKSLFDDAITAGPFEFLISISFSFEYLLTNLLFVPFMSGASFNGDMPTMSFGFSAQSDESRHMTLGLEAIKFLLEQDEANVPIIQAWIDKWFWRAYRMSALVAGMMDYMLPKPVMSWKEAFELYFEDQMLGGLFPDLEFYGIKPPKHVEDAIAEKDKLSHEVYKILHNFSFAASFTTQAPAESHMSWLAEQYPETFDRYYRPVWEKHHRIEAEGGRVFFQGLPQLCQICQVPMAFTEKDDPGRISFRTSEFRGETFHTCSDGCQWIFEREPEKYVQAWLPVHQIYQGNCGGPSVPEVLEWYGIQDGDNGEYKGSPDHESWLGWHDGDVKQGA
- a CDS encoding phenol 2-monooxygenase, whose protein sequence is MQYELRYQVIEPKRQSYQNVIDRLGDQPASRYLEGTLDVQPRENFHYRPTWDEHREIYDADYSVLKLADPYSYTDPRQFYYTPYVTNRATLHDEFTKQMAYLEQRELLAKLPTPWQTVLTTAVLPLRHYESGAQMVSVGGARFAYGTAIEQCCSFAAFDRIGNAQMLSRVGIALGGGTGDLLQVGKREWLEGEHLQPLRRFTEEAMAAPDWAEGLVAIDLVDSLVYPVLYRELDEVALTTGAGAYSLFTQYLHTWFKDQRKWLDALIKAWATDEEFGDANREHLARIVATWNPLAHEAATEIARVVDQQLAAAGTVEALARTTTEAEQRWAGITGGAA
- a CDS encoding NADH:ubiquinone reductase (Na(+)-transporting) subunit F, yielding MATHTIRVEPIGAEIQCREDQTVLDACLREGIWLPHACTHGTCGTCKAQILDGDVDLGDASPYALLDSEREEGAALICVAQPRGDVVVEGEVDVDEGVGVHPVRDFTGRVEVLDEIAPDVRRLVLALDRPMEFNPGQYVLLEVPGGHQRPYSIASTPADGKVIELHLKRSENGKATDGWVFSTLAVGDEVALSGPYGRFSFRPLRTQPILLLGSGTGLAPLKSMVQHIAENGGGHQVTLYHGVATKDDLYDREFFEDLAQQHDWFTYRPALSREEWQGRSGRVPALLAEDYPKAGGHVAYICGSPAMVEDTMKALMKARLFPRDIYREDFFDSADRAAGANVVRSPLIRR
- a CDS encoding LysR family transcriptional regulator; this encodes MELRHLRYFVAVAEECHFGRAADRLHIAQPALSHQVKQLETELGVELLARTTRKVQLTPAGRRYLDRARAVLASVDAAGVEAGRIAQGEVGRVAIGFTGSATYELLPSLARVLRRDFPGIDLALKGEMLTPGQVSALVEGGLDIGFLRPPVREPGLVVRVLRREPLIAALPASHPLTARDTVRLAELREEPFICYPSRHRSVVYDAVFDACQQAGFVPSVVQEVGETATLVSFVAGGLGVALVPASVRHLQITGCQYRPLAGTTREVQLAVAVRTGEDSPHVARVLSRTHTLLGGPR
- a CDS encoding MmoB/DmpM family protein, with amino-acid sequence MSETLRQVGIDIQESEENRSLVAAIRADNPELTVRHLPGLVKLQAAGQIVINRDTVEQELGREWETGEFQLAIVSYAGNFSEWDDDRIIVKWEH
- a CDS encoding phenol hydroxylase subunit P4, which encodes MAVKARYDYDFPSADRAELFGDDQLVYVHWEGNPLFCSAACFRVPKAMPFAEFVENMVGPWAGSDPDFDPAAVGDWRVNDQPLAASGDTPLTELGIGHKAMLKFTA